A genomic stretch from Narcine bancroftii isolate sNarBan1 chromosome 9, sNarBan1.hap1, whole genome shotgun sequence includes:
- the LOC138742802 gene encoding protocadherin gamma-C5-like, translating to MAYPLWFAFNLLACAFLTCIPDLITGQIRYSIHEELEEGAFVGNIAQDLGLNVRQLSTRKLRLAPVAGGRYMKVSLDNGLLSIRERIDREHICGQAVVCILPFETTLQNPLEVHHGELEILDVNDNSPVFRDGSISLKMSEAIPPGIRFRLEGAEDQDIGINTVAGYTISSSEYFSLKTQLTDDRVIRAELVLEKSLDRERQSSFQLLLTATDGGIPQRSGTAQILITILDFNDNPPIFEHDVYKGSLSENALPGTSVLKVNANDLDEGVNAEITYSFSDRTMRQIRDILIIDPDTGEIRLEGPLDFEEANTYSLDVQAVDHGFPAITGYSKVLIKVIDVNDNAPDITLTSTFNKITEDAPPGTFITLINVIDRDSGENGRVRCAIPKNIPFRLQTSSDRYKLISSEALDREAISEYKIPVSAWDQGSPSLSTNKTIHVTISDVNDNAPQFTEPSYNIYVMENNGLGVSIFAVTASDPDLDQNSYVSYSLLTNQMGDLPMSSFISINSMNGTIYALRSFDYEKLKTFQIQVQARDAGVPPLSSRAAVNVIILDQNDNAPVIVSPSAPGGSAAVNFMPHLASQGYLVTRVMATDADSGQNARLLYQMLKSTDSSLFNVGRNSGEIRTARNILQSDSSSQTLVILVKDNGQPSLSNTVTIHITALENITEKISKSSKLVKYPEYVSNRNLYLIVIFGCTSIAFLLIIVLLIGIKCKQDRTVIQEYNYPSYCYKGGDSRVTLNRGAAMEETLRYPGTGQVIRVPELNQYSVCLSPESAKSDFLFLKPCDVPTSQA from the coding sequence ATGGCGTACCCACTGTGGTTTGCCTTCAATCTGCTTGCATGCGCGTTTCTGACATGTATACCAGATTTAATTACTGGCCAAATTCGTTATTCAATTCACGAGGAATTGGAAGAAGGGGCATTTGTCGGGAATATCGCTCAGGATTTGGGACTGAATGTCCGGCAATTGTCCACTCGCAAATTACGCCTGGCCCCTGTCGCCGGAGGACGGTACATGAAGGTTAGTTTGGATAATGGGCTTTTGTCTATTCGTGAAAGGATCGACCGGGAACATATTTGTGGACAGGCAGTTGTGTGTATTTTACCTTTCGAAACAACTCTGCAAAATCCTTTGGAGGTTCATCACGGCGAACTGGAGATTCTTGATGTAAATGACAATTCCCCGGTTTTCCGCGACGGCAGCATTTCTTTGAAGATGTCCGAAGCAATTCCACCAGGAATACGCTTCCGCCTCGAGGGCGCAGAAGATCAGGATATTGGGATAAATACTGTCGCCGGCTACACAATCAGTTCCAGTGAGTACTTCAGTCTAAAAACGCAGCTCACCGATGACCGTGTTATAAGGGCAGAGTTGGTGTTAGAGAAATCTTTGGACCGAGAGCGGCAATCATCCTTTCAGTTGTTGCTTACGGCCACTGACGGTGGGATTCCTCAAAGGTCCGGTACGGCTCAGATTCTCATTACAATATTGGACTTCAATGATAATCCACCTATATTCGAGCATGATGTCTACAAAGGCAGCCTCAGTGAAAACGCACTGCCAGGTACCTCAGTGTTGAAAGTTAATGCAAACGATTTGGACGAGGGGGTGAATGCTGAGATAACATATTCTTTCAGTGATCGAACCATGAGACAAATACGTGATATATTAATCATAGACCCAGATACAGGAGAGATTCGGCTAGAAGGACCGCTGGATTTTGAAGAAGCAAACACCTATTCGCTCGACGTTCAAGCTGTGGACCACGGTTTCCCTGCGATTACAGGATACTCAAAAGTGCTGATCAAGGTAATTGATGTGAACGACAACGCCCCCGATATAACATTGACATCAACATTTAACAAAATCACGGAAGATGCTCCTCCGGGAACATTCATAACCTTGATCAATGTCATCGATCGCGATTCTGGAGAAAATGGTCGAGTTCGGTGTGCAATACCGAAGAACATCCCTTTCAGGCTACAAACATCATCTGACCGTTATAAACTAATTTCTAGTGAAGCGTTGGACCGTGAGGCGATCTCTGAGTACAAGATTCCTGTTTCAGCCTGGGACCAGGGATCTCCTTCACTGTCAACAAATAAAACCATCCATGTCACAATTTCCGATGTAAATGATAATGCCCCACAGTTTACGGAGCCTTCCTACAACATTTATGTGATGGAAAACAACGGCCTTGGTGTTTCTATATTCGCGGTTACAGCGTCCGATCCTGATTTGGACCAGAATTCGTATGTTTCATACTCTCTTCTGACCAATCAAATGGGAGACTTGCCAATGTCCAGTTTTATCAGCATTAACTCGATGAACGGTACCATTTACGCGCTGCGCTCATTCGACTACGAGAAACTAAAAACCTTCCAGATCCAGGTTCAAGCCCGTGACGCTGGAGTGCCCCCGCTGAGCAGTCGCGCTGCGGTTAATGTGATAATCCTGGATCAAAATGACAACGCGCCGGTAATTGTTTCACCTTCAGCACCGGGTGGATCAGCAGCAGTGAATTTCATGCCCCATTTAGCGAGTCAAGGCTACCTGGTGACCAGGGTAATGGCTACAGATGCAGATTCCGGGCAGAACGCACGGCTGTTATATCAGATGCTCAAATCGACTGATTCTAGCTTGTTCAACGTTGGACGAAATTCCGGTGAAATCAGAACTGCTCGCAATATTTTGCAGTCAGATAGCAGCTCACAGACTTTGGTGATATTGGTGAAGGACAACGGGCAGCCAAGCCTCTCGAACACGGTTACAATTCACATTACAGCTTTGGAGAACATCACCGAAAAAATAAGCAAAAGTAGTAAATTAGTGAAGTATCCGGAATACGTTTCCAATCGAAATCTTTATTTGATCGTCATTTTCGGTTGCACGTCCATTGCCTTTCTGTTGATCATCGTTCTGTTGATTGGCATCAAGTGTAAGCAGGACAGAACTGTCATCCAGGAGTACAATTACCCCAGTTATTGTTACAAAGGCGGAGATTCGCGCGTCACGTTGAACCGGGGAGCTGCAATGGAGGAAACTTTGCGCTATCCCGGGACTGGCCAGGTAATCCGCGTGCCAGAATTGAATCAATATTCTGTCTGCCTGTCCCCGGAATCAGCGAAAAGTGATTTTCTCTTCTTGAAGCCATGCGACGTTCCCACCTCTCAAGCCTAA